GTCTGCTTTGATCAAATAAGCAATGGCTATCTGGATGGGAAAACGGCCCTGGGAATGCCGATCCGGCGCGTCACTTCGGCGGGTCCTGAGGACGGCTGCCCGGCTTGTATTTCAGCACGCGCACTTTTTCCAACGTGACCAAGCCCTCCGTGATCATCTCGTCTAAGATCGGCTTCATCCGTTCGACCTGATCCGCCGTATCGACAACCTCGATCACGACGGGCAAGTCTTCCGACAATCGAAGGATGTCGGCTGTATGCAAGACGCTCCGTGCGCCGAAACCGGCGACGCCGTGAAAGACCGTGGCGCCCGCGAACCCTTCCTTTCTCAGTCTTTCAAGCAGGGCCTTGGCCAGGCCCTGATGGTGCCATTTGTCCGATTCTCCGATGAAGATGCGGACCATGACTTGATCCCCCTCGAGAACCCTCATGTTTTCTCCCTTCGGCCTCTCATGAGACGAGCAGCCGTTTGGCCAGGAACAGACCCGCAAACCCCGCCGCAAGACAGGAAACGACCATCACCAGTATATTCAAGAAGGCCCGGAAAATCTCGCCATCTTGAAAATATTGCACGGTCTCGTAATTGAAGCTCGAATACGTCGTAAAACCGCCCATGACTCCCGTCGTGAGGAAAATACGCGCCGTCGGCGACAGGAGGGACGTCGACATCGCGATGTGCATGATCGCCCCGATCAGGAACGACCCCAAGACGTTGACCCCCAACGTGCCGAACGGGAAGGAGGGTCCCATCGCGCGGAGGGTCCAACCCGACACGAGGTAACGGACGCCGGTCCCCAGGGCGCCGCCGAGGCAGATGTATAGGAAACGCGTCATTGCGGAGGGGGTGAGATTCGAACTCACGATACCGTTGCCGGTATGCCAGTTTTCAAGACTGGTGCCTTCAACCACTCGGCCACCCCTCCTTTGGAATTAAGGGGAGATCAACGCTCTCCCCTTAATTATCCGCATCGGTTTTACAAAGAACTGATCGTTCACTCCGTCCAGCGAAGCTGGACTTCGTTCACTCTTTCTCACGAAATTTGCAGGAAGACAACTTTCCGGCCCGCCCCCGGAAATGAGACTCTTCTGCCCCTTAATGGACAAAAGTGTTCCAGGGTTCAGATCAACCCTCGGCTAGCAGAAACGGTGCCAAGTTCAAATGGCTGATATTTCTACAAAATTATTCGGGTCAGGATTAATGTGTTAAATAAGAAAACAATATAGAACATAATAGAGCATGGATAAATAAAACCTCTATCACCTTGTTTTTTATGAAAAATTTTAGCGTCACCACCTATTCATGTTCCGATTTGAGGCAGGATCGTCTAGTCTGTTGGCATACCGTACCAAGGTACGATTCAACCTTTGGGTAGGACCAACTGAGGTGTCCATCGTGGTACCACAAATTCTCTTGGTCGATGACGACCGTATTTTTTTGACGATGCTCGCCAAACGCCTCTCGCAAGAAGGGTGGCAGGTCTCCACCGCCGAAACGGCGGGGGATGGGCTGGAGAAAATCAGGAAACATAAGCCGGAAATCCTGCTCTTGGACGTCTTCCTCCCCGACCGCTCCGGGGTGGAAGCGGTCGGCGAGGTCAAGGCCTTGGCCCCCGATCTGCCCGTCATCATGGTGAGCACCTCGGGGGAGACCAAGAACATCGTCGCCGCCATCAAGAACGGGGCCTCCGACTACGTCAAAAAGCCCGTCGACGAAGCCCTCCTCACGGTCAAGATCCAGCATCTCCTGGACGTGCTGACCCTCAAGCGGACCCAGACCGAGTTCCGGGAGAACGCGGAACTCAAGCGGCTCATCGGCGAGTCGCCCGCAATCAAGAAGCTCATCCGCGAGATCAGCAAGGTCGCCAACTCCGATGCGACGGTCCTGCTCTCGGGCGAAACGGGAACGGGCAAGGGGCTCGTCGCCGAGATCATCCACGGGCTGAGCCGGCGGCGCAATCAGCGGTTCATCGCCATCAACTGCGCCGCCATCCCGGCGACGCTCCTGGAGAGCGAACTCTTCGGACATGAACGCGGCGCCTTCACAGGCGCGATCCGCGAGAAGAAAGGCATATTCGAGCTGGCGGACCAGGGCACGATCTTTTTGGATGAAATCGGGGAAATCGCGCCGGAGCTTCAAGTCAAGCTCCTCCGCGTCCTGCAAGGCCAGGAATTCGAGCGGGTCGGCGGAACCAAATCCGTCAAGGTGGACGTGCGCGTCATCGCCGCGACCAACCGGAATCTGGAGGACGCCATCGCCCAGGGCCACTTCCGCGAAGATCTCTTCTACCGGCTGAACGTCCTGCCCGTCACGGTGCCCCCGCTCCGCGACCGCAAGGAGGACATCCCTCTCCTCTTGGAGCATTTCATCCGCCAATTCGGCGACAAGGCGGAAAAGCGGTTCGAAAAGCTATCGCCGGAGATCGTGGAAACGCTTTCGGCTTATTCTTGGCCCGGCAACGTCCGCGAACTTCAGAATGTGGTGGAACGCGCCGTGGTCTTCGGCAAGGAGCCGCGCTTGGCCGTCACGGATTTCAACGTGAACCCGCCCCGCCCCGCGCCCGCGGCCGGTTCCGATAACGGCGGCGGCATCTCTTCCCTCAAAGAGCTCGAACAACAGCTCCTCCTTCAGGCCCTGCGCCAGTCCGGCGGCAACGTCTCACGGGCCGCGCGCACCCTCGGCATCAGCCGCGGCACGGTGTACCGCCGCCTTGAAAGGTACGAAATCGGCCTCAAAAAATGATCCCGCTGGACTATTCGCTGTTCGCCGCCGCCGCGCTGTCCGCGTTCGCGGCGATCGACGTCTGGCTCCGTCGGCCGGACCGCGAAAGCAGGCTTCCGCCCGGCGCCTGGATTTTCGTCGTTCTGGCGCTTTTCGCCGGATGGTTTCTGGTCGGCGCGGCGGGAAACCACGAGAAAAAGCGCATCCAGAACATGGTCGAGGGCTTCGCGCCCACCTACGCGATGGAGTTGGCCCGGATGGGCCACGAACGCGTGGGGCTTCACACGAGCCCTTCGGACCCCCTCTATCTCTCGATGATCGACGCACAAATCCGCTGGCTGGGGCTCAATCCCCTCGTGCACGACATCTACACCTTCAAGAAATCACCGACGGGACAGATCGTCCTCATCGTGGATTCCGAAACCGACTATGACAGGAACGGCGTCTATGAGGGAGAACGCGAAAGCCGCACCGCGATCGGGGAGGTGTACGGGGAAGCCCATGAACCCCTTCGAAGGGCCTTCCTCGGAGAAAAGCTCTTCGACTCGGTGCCCGTCACCGACCGATGGGGGACTTGGGTCAGCGCGTACGTCCCCATGAGGGACGCGCAGGGGCGGGTTGACGCGGTTCTCGGCGTCGACTACGCCGCCAGCAATTGGCTGACGGCGATCCGGAGGGGACGTTTCGCCGTCATCGGATTTCTCGCGGTCCTGCTCGGCGTTTTCGGCTCGTCGGTGAGCGTCATCGCCACCCTCCGTTCGCACATTCTCCGCCGGCAAAAAGTGGAGGAGGAGCTTGTGCACGCAAAAATCGCAGCGGAGGCCGCGAACGTCGCCAAGAGCGAATTCCTGGCCAATATGAGCCATGAGATCCGTACTCCCTTGAACGGCGTCATCGGCATGATCGACCTCATGAGCGAGACCGATCTGACCGCGCGCCAGAAGGAATTCCTCGAAACCCTGAAGGAATCCTCGCTCGACCTGTCGGCCCTCCTGAACGACATCTTGGATCTGTCCAAGATCGAGGCGGGAAGATTGGTCCTGGAATCCCTGCCCTTCTCCGTACCCGATTGCGTCGAGAGCGCGCTCAAGTCCTTCCGTTTCCGCGCGGAGGCCAAGGGATTGAGCCTGGAGTCAAGGATCGACCCCGCCGTTCCCCCTCTCCTCCTGGGCGACCCCGGCCGCTTCCGACAGATCCTCGCGAATCTGCTCGGAAACGCGCTGAAATTCACCGAGAAGGGCGGTGTCGCCGTGGACATCGTCAGGGAGTTGGAGGATTCGGAATCGGCGCGGCTCAGGATCTCGGTGTCCGACACCGGCATCGGCATCCCGCGCCACAAGCAAAGCGCCGTCTTCGATCTTTTCACCCAGTCGGACACCTCCATCACGCGGAGGTACGGGGGTACGGGATTGGGGCTCTCGATCGTAGCCAAACTGGTCAGGATGATGGGGGGACGCGTCTGGGTGGAGAGCGAGGAAGGGCACGGCAGCCGCTTCCACGTCACGCTCGCCTTCGCCCGACCGGCCGCGGGGACCGTCCTTCCCCGGGAAGACCGAACCGTCCCCGTCGAGGCCGCGGCGCCTTTACACATCCTTCTCGCGGAGGACACGCCGGTCAACCAGGTCGTGACGGTCACCATTCTCGAAAAGAGGGGCCATCGCGTGACCGTGGCCCGGAACGGACTCGAGGCCCTCGAAATGATCCGAAAAGGAAACTTCGATCTCGTTCTGATGGACGTCCAGATGCCCCTGATGGACGGATTGGAGGCCACGCGGCGCATCCGCGAACTTGAAAAGACAGCGGGAAAGCACATCCCCGTCATCGCGATGACGGCACACGCGCTGTCCGACGACAGGGAAAAGGCCTTGAAGGCGGGGATGGACGATTATCTCACCAAACCGATCGATACTCAAAAACTCCTCGCGACGATCGATCGGTTTGCGCGCAAGGCGGGAACATCCGGCGTCGATTGGACTCCGGGCGAGATCGCGGAGCGCCTGGGAGGGGACCGGGAATTCCTCAAAAGGGTCGTCGCCCTTTTCGAAGAGGACCGGAAGCGCCTTCAGGGGGAGATCCGCAATGCGGTCAGCCGCAACGACGCCCGCGCTCTGGAGCACGCCGCCCACGCCTTGCGCGGGAGCGTGGGCAACTTCCGGTACCAAGAGGCCTTTGAGGACGCCGCGGAACTCGAACGCATGGGACGCGAGGGAAAGACCGAAGGGACCGCCGCGCTCATCGCCCGGCTGGAGTCGAGTCTCGGCCGCCTTTCACAGCTGCTTCAGAATCTCTAGCGCCTCGTCCACGTGCTTCTTCGGCCGGAATTGCGATGAGAAGACGTGGCGCACGACGCCCCGCTTGTCGATCACGAACGTCACGCGTCCGGGAAGAAGTCCGAGCGTCGAGGAAACGCCGTATGCCTTCCGGACCGCATCGCCCTCGTCGCTCAGGAGCCGGAACGGCAAACGGTATTTGGCGGCGAATTGCTTGTGCGACGCCGGGTTGTCGCCGCTCACGCCCAACACCTCGGCCCCCGCGTCCGAGAATACCTGGAAGCTGTCCCGGAACAGACAGGCCTCGGCCGTGCAGCCGGGGGTGTCGTCCTTGGGATAGAAATAAAGGACGACGGCCTTCTTGCCCTTGAAATCGGAGAGCCGGACGGCGGTTCCGGACTGGTCTTTCAAGGAAAAATCCGGGGCCGCTTCTCCGGCACGCAATCCCATGGAACACCCTCCCAATAAAACGCTAATGGATGCGATCCACGCCCAGGTACGGACGCAGCGCCTCGGGAACGACGACGCCTTTTTCATCTTGATAGTTTTCCAAAATCGCGGCGACGGTGCGGCCGACGGCAAGACCCGAACCGTTCAGGGTGTGCACGAACTCCGGCTTGTCCTTGGAGCCGGCGCCTCCGCGCCGGAAGCGGATATTGGCCCGCCGGGCCTGAAAGTCCTCGAAGTTCGAGCAGGAGGAAATCTCGCGGTAACCGCCTGATCCGCCGGCGGCGGTGGGCTGCCCCGGGAACCAAACCTCGATGTCGTAGGTCTTGGCCGAGGAGAAACCCATGTCGCCTGTGCAAAGAGCCATCACGCGGTAGGCGAGGCCAAGACGCTTCAAGACTTCCTCCGCGTCCGACGTGAGTCTTTCCAGCTGGTCGTAGGACTCCTCGGGTTTCGCGAACTTGACCAGCTCCACCTTGTTGAACTGGTGCTGGCGGATCAAGCCCCGCGTGTCCTTGCCCGCCGCGCCCGCCTCGCTCCGGAAACAAGGCGTGTAGGCCGTGTACGAAATCGGCAACTGCGCCGCGTCGAGGATCTCATCACGATGGAGGTTCGTGACCGGCACCTCGGCCGTCGGCGCCAGATAGTAGCCGGCCGTCGTCTTGAAAAGGTCCGCTTCGAACTTGGGCAATTGACCCGTCCCCAAAAGGCTCTGAGCGTTCACGAGAAACGGGGGAAGTATTTCCTCATAACCTCGCTCCTTCACGTGCAGCTCGATCATGAAGCTGATGAGGGCCCGCTCCAAGGCGGCACCCAAGTTTCGATAGACCGTGAACCGCGCCCCGCTCACCTTCGCCGCCCGCTCGAAATCCAGGATGCCCAGCGACTCCCCGATCTCCCAATGAGCCTTGGGTTTGAAGGCAAACTTGGGGATCTCGCCCCATCGCCGGATCTCGACGTTGTCCTCGACGCCCTTCCCGACGGGCACGGACGCATGAGGCAAGTTCGGTATCTGAAGAAGCTCGCCTTGAAGGCTCGCCTCGACCGACGCCATCCTATCAGCGAACGCCTTCACGCGCTCGGAGAGCTGCTTGGTTTTCGCCAGAACCTCGTCGGCCGGCTTTTTCTCCTTTTTAAGACGGGCGACCTCGGCGGAAACCCGGTTCTGCTCGAAGCGGAGGTCGTCGTGCTCCTTTTGGAGGGCGCGCCTTTCTTGATTCAGGCGCTCGATCCCGGAGAGATCGTAGGTCCCTCCCCGCGAGGAGAGCTTCTCGCGGACGGCCGAAAGATTGTCGAGGACGTAACGGAGGTCAAGCATGCGGGCTGGGACTAGTTGTTTGCGTTCCGGAGCTCGTCGTCGATGATCTCCTTGAAGGAGGAGAACGGCCTGGCCCCGGAGATCATGCGTCCGTTGATGAAGAAGGCGGGCGTCCCGCTGACGCCCACTTTTTCGCCGTATTCCTGGTTCTGCTTGATCGCATCGGCGTACTTGCCGGAATCCAGACATTGCTCGAATTTATCCATCTTCACCTTGATTTCCTGCGCGTATTTCTTCAGATCCTCCGGCTTGATCGCGCGCTGGTTCTCGAACAGCTTTTTGTTCATCTCCCAGTACCTGTCCTGCTCGCCCGCGCACCGCGCCGCCTCGTGGGCCTTCGCGGAGTCCTTGTGGAACGACAGCGGGAAATCCCTCAGAACGTAACGCACCTTGCCCTTGTATTCGGCCAAGATCTGGTTGACGGTCGGCCGTGACTTTCCGCAAAACGGGCACTGGTAGTCCGTGAACTCCACGATCTTGACCGGGGCGTCCTTGGGACCGATCGCCGGATTGTCTCCCTCCTCGATCTCGACCCTCGGGGCCTTGATGAGGATCGCCACGTCCGCCTTCTTCCGGAGCGACGTGATCAAGTCGCCGTAAACCTTCTGGTGCTTCTCGCGGTACAAGTAGCCGCGGATGTTGCCCTTCACGTCGTCCAGCGTCTTGCCCTGCATCTGCGCCTTGTTCTCGTTGTAGAATGTCTCGATTTCCTTGTCCTCGATCTTGATCTTGTCGAAGACGTTCTTTTTCAGAAAGTCCGCCTTGCCCGCCCCTTCCTTGCCCGCCGCCTCTTCAATCAGGCGATCGTCGATGATCTGGTCGATCGCGTCCTTGCGCGCGTCGTAGAGATCCATCTCCGCTTGCTGGAGCTTCGGTCCGGCCGCCTTCGCGACGTCCTCCTCCGTGATGTCCTTCCCATCCAGACGGGCCAAGACGCCGCCCGCCGAAGCCGGTTCGGAGGGAGCGGCCGACGGTTGCGCCACGCCGCCGGAAGCCGCGGACACCTTGTCCTTCTTGCACATGGCATCGCAGCCGGCCAAAAGGGCCACGGACAGAACGGCGAAGAGGGCTTTTTTCATGGGGGTTCGTCTCCTTGGAGGAAACGAATGTAAAGGAAAGCCCCGGCTGCGTCAAGCAGCCGGGGCTTTCTGAAAGTCGTGCGGGGGCGGGGTGACCCCGCCCCTACCTGAATTTAGATGTCGAAATAGAGCGCGAACTCGTACGGCACCGGACGGAGACGGACCGGGTCGAGCTCGTTTTCCGTCTTGTAATCGATCCACTTGCGGATCAGGTCCTCCGTGAACACGTCGCCCTTCATTAGGAAGGCGTGATCCTCCTCGAGGGCGTTCAGGGCCTGATCAAGACCTCCCGGCATCTGGGGAACCTTCGAGAGCTCCTCGGGAGAAAGGGAGTAGATGTCCTTCTCGAGGGCCTGGCCCGGGTCAATCCGGTTCTGGATGCCGTCGAGACCCGCCATGCAGAGGGCCGCAAACGTGAGATAACCGTTCGACGACGGATCGGGGAAACGAACCTCGATGCGCTTCGCCTTGGGCGAATTGACGATGGGAATACGAACGGCGGCGGAGCGGTTACGAGCCGAATAGGCCAGATTGACCGGGGCCTCGTATCCCGGGACCAAACGGCGGTAGGAGTTCGTCGTCGGGTTCGAAAAAGCCGCGATGGTCTTGGCGTGCTTGAGAACGCCGCCGATATAATGGAGCGCCATTTCCGACATCCCGCCGTACTTGTCGCCGGCGAAGAGCGGCTTGTCGCCCTTCCAGATGGACTGATGGCAGTGCATGCCGGAGCCGTTGTCGCCGAAGAGGGGCTTGGGCATGAAGGTCACCGTCTTGCCGTGACGGCGCGCGACGTTCTTGAGCACGTACTTGAACCACATGAGCTTGTCGCCCATCTTCGTGAGGGTGTCGAAGCGCATGTCGATCTCGCACTGCCCGGCCGTCGCCACCTCGTGATGCTGTGCCTCGACGATGATTCCGAGCTTCTCGAGCTCCAGAACCATCTCCGTCCGGATGTCCTGCAGGGTGTCCGTCGGGGCGACGGGGAAATAGCCCTCCTTGATGCGCGGCTGGTAGCCCAGGTTGGTCTTGCCGTCCGGCAGGATTTCCTTGCCGGAGTTCCAGCGGCCTTCTACGGAATCCACATAGTAGTAGCCCGCGTTCGCCGTCTGGTCGAACCGGACGGAGTCGAAGACGAAGAACTCGGCCTCGGGACCGAAGTAGATCGTGTCACCGATGCCCGTCGACTTCACGTAGGCCTCCGCCTTCTTGGCGATGTAACGGGGATCGCGGCTGTAGCACTGCTTGGTGATCGGATCGGTGATGTCGCAGATGAAGGAGAGCGTCGGGTGCTCGCAGAAGGGGTCGAGCACGGCCGTGGAGGCGTCCGGGATAATGAGCATGTCGGACGCGTTGATCGGCTGCCAGCCGCGGATCGAGGAGCCGTCGAAGCCGAAACCGTCTTCGAAGCTGGACTCCGAGAGTTGCGAAATGGGCACGGAAAAATGCTGCCAAACCCCGGGCAGGTCGATGAACTTGAAGTCGACCATCCGGACCTTGTTTTCCTTGGCGAACGCCAGGATTTCTTTGGGTGTCATGTTTTTTATCCTCCTTAAAAGGCTGATGAATTAAACGGCATCCTTGCCGGTCTCTCCGGTCCGGATCCGGATCACTTCCTCGATCGTGGATACGAAGATCTTGCCGTCCCCGATCCGACCCGTCTTGGCCGCCTTGATCACCGCGTCGATCGAGGCCTGCACCAGGTTGTCGGAGACGATCACTTCAAGCTTCACCTTGGGCAAGAAGTCCACGACGTACTCCGCGCCGCGGTAAAGCTCTGTATGGCCCTTCTGCCGCCCGAAACCCTTGACCTCCGAGACGGTCATGCCTTGGACACCGACGGCCTGCAGGGCCTCTTTGACATCGTTCAGCTTGAAGGGCTTGATGACCGCTTCGATTTTCTTCACGCTCGTACCGCCTTTCGGGTCAAAAACTCGGGCTTCGTAGCACGCTGTTTTCGCCTGTGTCCAGCGCTTATATGGCCGATTTCCCGGTTTCTCCCGTCCGGATGCGGATGACTTCGTCCAGGCTGGAGATGAAGATCTTGCCATCCCCGATCTTGCCGGTTTTCGCCGCCTTGACGATCGCCTCGACCGCCGGCTGGGCCTGGGGGTCGTCCACCACGATCTCCAGCCTCACCTTCGGCAGGAAGTCGACGATGTACTCCGCGCCCCGGTAGAGTTCCGTATGGCCCTTTTGCCGCCCGAAACCCTTGACCTCGGAGACCGTCATTCCCTGGACCCCCATCTTCTGGAGGGCCTCCTTCACCTCATCCAGCTTGAACGGTTTGATGATCGCTTCGATCTTTTTCATAGAAATCTCCTTAGATTATCGGGCCAAAATGTAGCCTTCTTCGCCATGTTCGCTCAGATCCAGTCCCTGGCGCTCGACTTCCGCCTCCGGACGCAGGCCGATGACCATCTTGACGATGAATCCGATCACGACCGTCCCGACGACCGAGAGCGAGAGCGTCAGACCCATCGCCTTCAGCTGCTCGATCCACAGCGTGTTGCCCACGAGGTCCTTCAGGTTCGTGTTCAGGTTCCCGTTGACGTCGGCCGTCGCCAGGATGCCGGTCAGGAAGGCGCCCAACGTGCCGCCCACGGCGTGGACGCCGAAGGTGTCGAGCGCGTCGTCATAGCCCAACCAGGCCTTGAGCTTCCAGCACGCGATGAACGGGATGAGACCCGCCAGAACGCCGATGATGACCGCGCCCGACGGATCGATGAATCCCGCGGCCGGTGTGACAACGACGAGGCCGGCCACCGCGCCGGAACAGAAGCCCAAAACGCTCGGATGTTTCTTGGTCATCCACTCGGCCAAGGCCCACGAGAACGACGCCACCGCCGCGGCGATCGTCGTCGTCATGAAGGCGTTGGTCGCGATTCCGTCGGCCGCCACCGCGCTGCCCGCGTTGAATCCGTACCATCCGACCCAGAGCATGCCCGTGCCCACCATGCAGAGGACCATGCTGTGCGGAGGCATCGCATCCTTGCCGAAACCCAGTCGCCTGCCGAGCATCAGGCAGAGGATCAAGGCCGACCAGCCCGAGGACATGTGCACGACCGTCCCTCCGGCGAAGTCGACCGACTTGATGGCGGCGTTCGCGTTCCAGACGCCGTTCATCAGCCCGTCGATGCCCCACACCATGTGGGCGAGCGGGAAGTAGACGACGATCATCCAGAGCGCCACGAACACCAAGATCGCCGCGAACTTCATGCGTTCCGCGATGGCGCCGATGATCAGGGCCGGCGTGATGATCGCGAACATCATTTGATACATCGCAAAGAGGTTGTGAGAAACCCAATACGAGTAGTTCGTGTTGGGATTGGAATCGACCCCCTTGAAGAACGCGAAACTCATGTCCCCCAAGAAAGGACTGCCGGCCGAAAAGACCCAGCTATAACCGAACGCCCACCAGAGGATCGTCACGAGGCCCGCAATGCCCAGACATTGGGCCAGCACGGAGAGGACGTTCTTGGACCGGACCAACCCGCCGTAGAAGAGAGCCAGACCCGGCAGGGTCATGAACAGAACCAGCGCCGCCGAGGTCATCATCCAGGCGTTGTGCCCGGGACCGGCGCCGCCGATCTTGGACGAGACGGCGGCGTTCGCCGCATCGGCACCGCGGCCGCCGTTGTTGACGTAGGCCTCGAGGTCGGCGACACGTTGTTCGATCGAAGGTTCCGCCCTTTGCTGGGCCGTCGAGATTCCGGCGCTTGCGACCAAACCCGTCACAAGGGCCATCGTCGCCACGAAGATCACTGCGAGTTTGCGAGTCATAGAGCCTCTCCCCTCCCTTTCGTCGATTTGCCGCTAAGCAAATTTCATGCCGAAGGAGAGAAATCCCTAAGCCCTTGTATTTTCAAAGAACGAAGAAATTGCCGAAAGTGCGTGCAAGCCTAATTCGCATGCATTGCCTACTAAAAAAGCACCTGGCTCCCACCCCATTGCGGGAGCCAGGTGTGAGAGAGCCACTCGCATGCTCTCCGCTCGCAGTTGACTTAAACCGCCGCCTTGCCGGTCTCGCCCGTGCGGATGCGCACGACCTCTTCCAGGGACGAGATGAAGATCTTCCCGTCTCCGATCTTCCCCGTCTTGGCGGCCTTCGAAATGGCCTCGACGGCACCTTGGGCCTGGGCGTCGTCCACGACGATCTCCAGCCTCACCTTCGGGAGGAAATCGACGATGTACTCCGCGCCCCGGTAGAGCTCCGTGTGACCCTTCTGCCGCCCGAAACCCTTCACCTCCGAGACGGTCATGCCCTGAATACCGGCCTTTTGGAGGGCCTCCTTCACCTCATCAAGCTTGAACGGCTTGATGATCGCTTCGATCTTCTTCATAAGAATGCCTCCGTTTTAAATTTACGGCCCATGTCAATGACCCTGGACCGTCTGGAAGTCCGGATAGGCCCGGTTTCCATGTTCACCGAAGTCCAGACCCTCGACCTCCTCCTCGAGGCTGACGCGCATGCCGATCGTGAACTTGATGATGGCCCAGGCGACGAGGCATAAGGCGAACGTGAACGCCCCGACCGCCGCGACGCCGGTCAGCTGGATGAGGAACTGTTCCGCGCCGCCTCCGTAGAAGAGGCCGATCTTGGGCTGCGCATTGCCCCCCGCGAGGCCCGGTGCGGCGAAGAGACCGACGCACAAGGTCCCCCAGATGCCGTTCACGAGATGGACGGACGTCGCACCGACGGGATCATCGATCTTCAGCTTGTCGAACATCATGACCGAGAGAACAACGAGGACGCCGGCAACGGCGCCGATGAGCAAGGCGCCGGTCGGCGTCACCCAGGCGCAAGGGGCCGTGATCGCCACCAAACCGGCCAGGGTGCCGTTCAGGATCATGCCGATGTCGGGCTTGCCGAGGAGGACCCACGCCGTGATCGTCGCCGTCAAAGTGGCGACCGCTCCGGCCATGTTGGTCGTGACCGCGATGTGGCCGATCAGGGTCGGATCCGCCGCCATCGTGGAACCCGGATTGAATCCGAACCAGCCGAGCCAGAGGATCAAGGCGCCCAGCGTGGCCGTCGACATGTTGTGCCCCGGAATCGGGTACATCTTGCCGTCCTTGTACTTTCCGTGGCGCGCGCCCAAGAGGAGAACGCCCGCCAATGCCGCCCAGCCGCCCATGGAGTGAACGACCGTCGACCCGGCGAAGTCAAAGAATCCCTTGCTCGCCAGCCAACCGCCGCCCCAGATCCAGTGGCCGGTGATCGGATACATGAGACCGACTAAAATGAACGAGAAAATGATGAACGAAAGGAACTTGATGCGCTCGGCCACGGCACCGGACACGATCGTCGCGGCCGTTCCCGCGAATACAAGCTGGAAAAAAAACTTCGTCATGAGCGGAACACCCGTCCAGTTGAGCGCCGCGTAGGCACCTTGATAGGCGTCGGCCGTTGCCGGGCTGTTGTCGGCGCCCCCAAGGAACCACAAACCCTCCTTGCCGATGAAGCCGGTGCCGTTGCCGTACATGAGCCCGTAACCGATGACCCAATAGGCGACTGACGAGATGGCGAAGACGATGAAGTTCTTCGCCAGGATGTTGACGCAGTTCTTCTCGCGGCAGAACCCGGACTCCACCAGCGCGAACCCGGCGTTCATCCAGAAGACGAGCATCGCGGCGATCAGGGTCCAGACCGTGTCCGCGGCGATCTTGAGGGACGCGACGTCTTGGGCATGGGCCGCGGTGGGCATGGCGCCCAACCCCA
This bacterium DNA region includes the following protein-coding sequences:
- a CDS encoding DsbA family protein, whose product is MKKALFAVLSVALLAGCDAMCKKDKVSAASGGVAQPSAAPSEPASAGGVLARLDGKDITEEDVAKAAGPKLQQAEMDLYDARKDAIDQIIDDRLIEEAAGKEGAGKADFLKKNVFDKIKIEDKEIETFYNENKAQMQGKTLDDVKGNIRGYLYREKHQKVYGDLITSLRKKADVAILIKAPRVEIEEGDNPAIGPKDAPVKIVEFTDYQCPFCGKSRPTVNQILAEYKGKVRYVLRDFPLSFHKDSAKAHEAARCAGEQDRYWEMNKKLFENQRAIKPEDLKKYAQEIKVKMDKFEQCLDSGKYADAIKQNQEYGEKVGVSGTPAFFINGRMISGARPFSSFKEIIDDELRNANN
- a CDS encoding P-II family nitrogen regulator, encoding MKKIEAIIKPFKLDEVKEALQKAGIQGMTVSEVKGFGRQKGHTELYRGAEYIVDFLPKVRLEIVVDDAQAQGAVEAISKAAKTGKIGDGKIFISSLEEVVRIRTGETGKAAV
- the glnA gene encoding type I glutamate--ammonia ligase, with amino-acid sequence MTPKEILAFAKENKVRMVDFKFIDLPGVWQHFSVPISQLSESSFEDGFGFDGSSIRGWQPINASDMLIIPDASTAVLDPFCEHPTLSFICDITDPITKQCYSRDPRYIAKKAEAYVKSTGIGDTIYFGPEAEFFVFDSVRFDQTANAGYYYVDSVEGRWNSGKEILPDGKTNLGYQPRIKEGYFPVAPTDTLQDIRTEMVLELEKLGIIVEAQHHEVATAGQCEIDMRFDTLTKMGDKLMWFKYVLKNVARRHGKTVTFMPKPLFGDNGSGMHCHQSIWKGDKPLFAGDKYGGMSEMALHYIGGVLKHAKTIAAFSNPTTNSYRRLVPGYEAPVNLAYSARNRSAAVRIPIVNSPKAKRIEVRFPDPSSNGYLTFAALCMAGLDGIQNRIDPGQALEKDIYSLSPEELSKVPQMPGGLDQALNALEEDHAFLMKGDVFTEDLIRKWIDYKTENELDPVRLRPVPYEFALYFDI
- a CDS encoding P-II family nitrogen regulator, with the translated sequence MKKIEAIIKPFKLDEVKEALQKMGVQGMTVSEVKGFGRQKGHTELYRGAEYIVDFLPKVRLEIVVDDPQAQPAVEAIVKAAKTGKIGDGKIFISSLDEVIRIRTGETGKSAI
- the amt gene encoding ammonium transporter, with amino-acid sequence MPTAAHAQDVASLKIAADTVWTLIAAMLVFWMNAGFALVESGFCREKNCVNILAKNFIVFAISSVAYWVIGYGLMYGNGTGFIGKEGLWFLGGADNSPATADAYQGAYAALNWTGVPLMTKFFFQLVFAGTAATIVSGAVAERIKFLSFIIFSFILVGLMYPITGHWIWGGGWLASKGFFDFAGSTVVHSMGGWAALAGVLLLGARHGKYKDGKMYPIPGHNMSTATLGALILWLGWFGFNPGSTMAADPTLIGHIAVTTNMAGAVATLTATITAWVLLGKPDIGMILNGTLAGLVAITAPCAWVTPTGALLIGAVAGVLVVLSVMMFDKLKIDDPVGATSVHLVNGIWGTLCVGLFAAPGLAGGNAQPKIGLFYGGGAEQFLIQLTGVAAVGAFTFALCLVAWAIIKFTIGMRVSLEEEVEGLDFGEHGNRAYPDFQTVQGH
- a CDS encoding ammonium transporter; translated protein: MTRKLAVIFVATMALVTGLVASAGISTAQQRAEPSIEQRVADLEAYVNNGGRGADAANAAVSSKIGGAGPGHNAWMMTSAALVLFMTLPGLALFYGGLVRSKNVLSVLAQCLGIAGLVTILWWAFGYSWVFSAGSPFLGDMSFAFFKGVDSNPNTNYSYWVSHNLFAMYQMMFAIITPALIIGAIAERMKFAAILVFVALWMIVVYFPLAHMVWGIDGLMNGVWNANAAIKSVDFAGGTVVHMSSGWSALILCLMLGRRLGFGKDAMPPHSMVLCMVGTGMLWVGWYGFNAGSAVAADGIATNAFMTTTIAAAVASFSWALAEWMTKKHPSVLGFCSGAVAGLVVVTPAAGFIDPSGAVIIGVLAGLIPFIACWKLKAWLGYDDALDTFGVHAVGGTLGAFLTGILATADVNGNLNTNLKDLVGNTLWIEQLKAMGLTLSLSVVGTVVIGFIVKMVIGLRPEAEVERQGLDLSEHGEEGYILAR
- a CDS encoding P-II family nitrogen regulator is translated as MKKIEAVIKPFKLNDVKEALQAVGVQGMTVSEVKGFGRQKGHTELYRGAEYVVDFLPKVKLEVIVSDNLVQASIDAVIKAAKTGRIGDGKIFVSTIEEVIRIRTGETGKDAV